From one Mytilus edulis chromosome 1, xbMytEdul2.2, whole genome shotgun sequence genomic stretch:
- the LOC139497093 gene encoding zinc finger MYM-type protein 2-like, with product MNQLVGIGTFELKEEVSENDLMLLPTQDLVKYENEPVVCEAAAPRRFSVPLSDSDLQERILKAIPKKTRNNNKWALGVWVAWTLERNLYQETITDGGNAIPSDPNLLSNELLNYWMVHFIQECRRVDTSPYPPNSLVQLASGIQRYLRTDCNRNDVSLFEKDSSTFAFFRKCLDSRMKELTNNGIGTNVKRADPILTTDEETMWDSGVFNCNTSNGLTNIVFFYNCRFYRKPLPHKANDGSIRFSVQPIGINTLSSKMKELFKAAVISTTDRNITNHSGKVTCCTTLFNAGFSDSTVKSRSGHRSTAVDTYKRPLETLQDNVSKALQPPVPTSKNVKQENDLSIAKSNQHSFEDKENDNSTMTINVPNCINKVVIFKNGQRYCLEI from the exons ATGAATCAACTTGTTGGAATTGGAACTTTTGAATTAAAAGAAGAAGTGTCCGAGAATGATTTAATGCTTTTACCTACTCAGGACCTTGTAAAATATGAAAACGAGCCGGTCGTGTGTGAGGCTGCGGCCCCGCGTAGATTTTCTGTTCCATTGTCGGATTCAGACTTACAAGAGAGAATTCTTAAAGCTATTCCGAAAAAGACTAGAAATAACAACAAGTGGGCTTTAGGCGTCTGGGTTGCGTGGACTTTAGAAAGAAATTTGTATCAAGAAACAATAACTGATGGTGGTAATGCAATACCAAGTGATCCGAATTTACTCTCAAATGAACTTTTAAACTATTGGATGGTACACTTTATACAAGAATGTAGACGTGTTGATACCAGTCCTTATCCACCAAATTCATTGGTCCAGTTAGCATCAGGCATTCAAAG GTATCTGAGAACAGATTGTAACAGAAATGACGTGAGCCTCTTTGAAAAGGATTCATCTACATTTGCGTTTTTTAGAAAATGTCTTGACAGTCGAATGAAAGAACTAACCAATAATGGTATTGGAACTAACGTAAAAAGGGCAGACCCTATATTAACAACAGACGAGGAGACCATGTGGGATAGTGGAGTTTTTAATTGTAACACTTCAAATGGGCTAACCAATATAGTTTTTTTCTACAACTGCAGGTTTTACCGTAAACCGCTACCACATAAAGCTAACGATGGTTCTATTCGCTTTAGCGTCCAGCCGATTGGTATTAACACATTGTCTAGCAAAATGAAGGAATTATTTAAGGCTGCGGTAATTTCAACTACTGATCGTAATATCACCAACCATTCTGGGAAAGTTACATGCTGCACCACACTTTTCAATGCCGGATTTTCCGATTCAACTGTAAAATCAAGAAGTGGTCACCGATCAACGGCCGTCGACACATATAAACGCCCGTTAGAAACATTACAGGATAATGTAAGCAAGGCATTACAGCCGCCAGTACCCACAAGCAAAAACGTTAAGCAAGAAAATGACTTGTCCATTGCCAAAAGTAACCAGCACAGTTTCGAAGACAAAGAAAACGATAATAGTACCATGACAATAAATGTGCCAAATTGTATAAACAAAGTTGTCATTTTCAAAAATGGACAAAGATATTGTTTAGAAATTTGA
- the LOC139496942 gene encoding integrase/recombinase xerD homolog, whose amino-acid sequence MSNFADPTKNSYIHSLQESAKRVATVKKHKKDPVSLDMLLKLCSMFSDSQDLLVVRDLTMILLSFAGFLRFDEISSLLCKNVEVKSDYLILYIEKSKTDQYRNGNEVLISKGDTIACPYEMFLKYVNLSGVILESNFFLFRPIFRSKSICKLIYKNKKLSYTTARESIISRLKLVSKDLKLGLHSMRSGGATAAANSDVNDRVWKRHGRWKSDSSKDGYVVDSVDKRLQVTKHLGL is encoded by the coding sequence ATGAGTAATTTTGCAGATCCAACTAAAAATTCATATATACATTCATTACAAGAATCTGCCAAGAGAGTGGCTACTGTTAAGAAACACAAGAAGGACCCCGTTTCATTAGATATGTTATTGAAATTGTGTAGCATGTTTTCAGATAGCCAAGATTTACTTGTGGTTCGTGATTTAACAATGATTTTACTGTCTTTTGCTGGGTTTTTGCGTTTCGATGAGATTAGCTCTCTTTTGTGTAAAAATGTTGAAGTTAAATcagattatttaattttgtatatagaGAAGAGTAAGACTGACCAGTATCGTAATGGTAATGAGGTTTTAATTTCCAAGGGGGATACCATTGCTTGCCCATATGAGATGTTTTTGAAATATGTAAATCTTTCAGGTGTCATTTTGGAATCCAATTTTTTCCTGTTTAGACCTATTTTTCGTTCTAAAAGTATTTGTaaacttatatataaaaacaaaaagctTAGTTATACTACAGCCAGAGAAAGCATTATTTCTAGACTGAAACTAGTTTCAAAAGACCTGAAGCTTGGATTGCATTCAATGCGGTCAGGTGGTGCTACTGCTGCAGCAAATTCGGATGTCAATGATAGGGTATGGAAACGACACGGTCGTTGGAAAAGTGACAGTAGCAAGGATGGTTACGTTGTGGATTCAGTTGATAAAAGGCTGCAAGTGACAAAGCATTTGGGGttgtaa